The stretch of DNA gaaaaggaaaaatggccgcgccgctcagaggggcagggttgttttataggaagctgaagggccgagggagtggggaagtgagaaagctgaggtggtgggcaacgtttggtcagtttgaaccgctaggcgggaagctgggcggcgggaagctgggcggcggggaGCTGGGTGGCGgggagctgatgaggcagaaaccgggcggcgggaagccgggcagtgctgatgaggcagaagtggctggaggggagctggggagtgctgataaggcaGAAGCAGCGGGAGGGCtcgggccggtatgtaaagtgagaaataagggagcctctttgtgggggagggagagagagagagaggactttcacggtagaggcagagttttccaaacacggCTGACATCCCGACATGAGATGCGTGTGGGAAAGGACTGTGCACCGGAttccagcccccaggcccagcccaggctTGGCACCCCCCAGCTCCCCAACCATGTCTGAGGTTGGGCAAGTGGCTGCCTCCACCTGTGCAGCTCCCCAGGCTCCTCCCCACCAACCTGCTGTCCTGGGTGTGCAACAAGCCTGAGCCTGCTCAGAGGCTGGCTGCACCTTCGGTTCCCTAACACAGGCAGACAGACCCAAGGCCGTCCCATGACAGCTCAAGTTTACGTGCCTAACTCGCACACCTCCTGGGGGTTTTCTGAGGAGCATCAGTGCATATATGACCAGCCGGTCAGAGGTGGACGCACACATGAGCATTTCACTTAACCCTAATTGCACAGAGGAGAGAATGGGGTCACAGGTGGGGAAGTGACCATGCAGAGGGCCAGGTTTAACTGCTACTTCTGTGCTCATTCCCAACCCAGCACAGATTAGAGTAACACGTGGAGCTGTATGTGGCtaggtgcacatgcacacacacacacacactctcatacaTGCACGCACCCATGTGCATACAGGTCACACCCtattgtacacatatacacacacatacacctgtgCACTGACATGCACACATACTCATGCACATGCTTTCCTTTCACACACACGGCGCTCACTCTACCCAAGGTCCCAGCTCTGTGCACATGCACCCTGATGCCTGTGTAACCCTGCTCCTGCCCCTTCTCCCCCAGGCCGTATCCTCTCCATTTGGATCCGCCCTCCAGCAGGGCCTCCTAGAAGGAGCCAAGGGATGAAGGTGCTGAGGGCCTGGCTCCTGTGCCTGCTGATGCTGGGCGTGGCTCTGCGCGGGGCTGCAGATCAGACCCATCGGCACTCCATGGAGACCCGCAGTGAGTGTCTgtcagcctccccaccccaccccacctcaccccaggGCCTGGTACAGCCTGGTCACTCGAGAACCTGGCGGGGAAGGGTGTgcaggagagaaaagggaaatcaGTCCTGGTGCTTTTTTGAACTCCTGCTTCCCAAAGCCAGCCCACGCCCAGAAATGGCCTCGCCAGAAGCTCTGGGTGCCTCTTCCTCAGGTGGGTCCCAGCACGGCCTGACAACTGGGCTGAGAGGCCCTGCCTGTGCCCTCTGCCCTGCCTGTGCCCTCTGCCCTGCCTGTGCCCTCTGCCCTGCCTGTGCCCCCTGCCCTGCTGCCTCCAGAGCGCACAGTGCCCATGGTCTGCTCCCGCTCTTTCCTTTCCAGACCCCGACATCAATCCTGCCTGGTACGTCAGTCGCAGGATCAGGCCTGTGGGCCGCTTCGGTCGGAGGAGGGCAGCCCCAGGGGACGTATCCAAGCCTGGCCTTCGACCCCAGCTGACCTGCTTCCCCCTGGAAGGTTGCGTTAAGTCCTCACAGGATGGGTGACAGCCAGCTTGTCAAGAAAGTCACTCTGGAGCCTCCTTCACCCCACCCTTTCCTCACCCTCATGGGCTCCTTTCCCTTCAATCCTAATAAAAGCTCTGGCCTCCTTTAGTTTCGCGTCTGTGACTGTGTGGTGGTGACTCTGAAGTTGTTCCCTCCTGGGACGTTAGACTAGAAAGAACCTCAGAGCCCAGCAGCTTCTTTGGAAGAAAAGGCTCTGTGACTTGCCAGAGGGCCCCTGGCACTGAGCTGGGAAATGGAACCACCCTTCATCACCGGCAGCCCACAGCCACCCCCACACCCAAGCTGCCCTGAGTGGCTGCCCAGGCTGTGCATGGCACAAGGCCAGGAGGTGCCACGAGCCACACTCTGGAGGCACCGTCCCCACAGGAAGGTGGCACAGCTCCCCGCCTGAGCCCTGGGCAGCCCTCTCAACCccattcctctttttttcttttagatattatttttcagagcagctttagattcacagcaaaactgagtagAAGGTATAGAGAATTCCCATCCACCCCCTTCCCCACATCCATGCAGCCTCCCGACGACCTGCACCCCACTGAGGGTGCCTTTGTCCCAGTGGAGGAACCTACGCTGACACATCGCCATCCCCACCCAGTGTGTGTCAGAGCCCACTCTTCACACTGTACGTCTTGCAGGTTTGCACAAATGTAAGACAACATGCTCCAGCATCACGCAGAGACGTTTAACTGTCCTAGAAGTCCTCTGGGCTCTGCCTATTCACCCCTCCCTCAACCCTGGCAGCTGCCTGTCCTTTTATCGCCATCTGTCTTGCCTCCCTCTCACTCAGGGAAGATGCATCATGGATTGTTTCTGTCCCATGGCAGGGAGACTTGCACTTAGAGTACTCCCACACCATGCTGTGTCTCTTTCAAATCACATGGGGATGTCTCCACAACCTGCCTCGGGTGTAGCGTACATTGGCAATGGGGGCATAATTGCACCACCTGGGAGACTGAGTTTATCCCCTGGgatcactgagcctcagtttccacatctgcacACCACCAGACAGCAGTGCTTACCTCATTCCTGAGCTCGGTGGGAGTGGCACCTGCATGCCAGCTGGCACAGGTGGGGGCTCTGTGAGTGCAAACCCCTTCCGCAAAGCCCACTCCCAACCCAGCCATGTAACAGGCTTAACCAGCTCGCTCCAGCCCAAAGCTTGGCCTGGACACAGATCCATCCAGAAGAATGGGATGGGAACACAGTCAAGAGGTAGCAAGACACACgatgctcacgcctgtaatcccagcactttgggaggccaaggctggcagatcacctgaggtcaagagttcaagcctggccaacatggtgaaaccccgtctctactaaaaatacaaaaataagccaggtgtggtggcaggtgcctgtagtcctagctactccggaggctgaggcaggagaatcacttgaacccaggaggcggaggctgcaatgaggtgagattgtgccattggactccagcctgggtgacaagagcaaaactctgtctcaaaaagaagaaggaaggaaggaaggaagggagggagggagggagggagggagggagagagggagagagggaagggagggagggaaggaaggaaggaaggaaggaaggaaggaaggaaggaaggaaggaaggaaggaaggaaggaaggaaggaagggtggggaggggagaaggttAGAGTAACAGGCTGGGACAGCAGGGGCTCCCAGGGCCACTCATCAACATCACCAAGTTTCAGGCTCCACTACCACCACCCGCAGGAAAACAGCAGCTTACGAGAAGACACAGGTAGGTCCGAACTCAGGCTAAGCCGGGCTGGAGCTGCTTCCCCAGCAGCAGCCTGGACGGTGGGCACACGGACAAGCCTCCCCCAGTGTCCGGAGCCAGTGGGATCCTGGAGCCATTTATCATGCATCATCTGTGACACAAATGTTTGCAGTTTTGCCGAGCCCTCTCCCTGTGCGCGCACAGAAAGGGGCCTTCCTGCCTGCTGCCCCGCCCCAGCACGGTCTTGGGACCGGAATATAAGGTAGTGGAGCATTGACACAGGTGAGCCTTCCACACGCAGGTGTCAGGGGCGGAAGGGGCTAGTTTTAGGAAACCCTGCCTGTTCTTTAGGTCTCTGAGGAAAAAACACGCCTTCCTCCCTTTGTTGGATACAAGTGTGTTGAGTGCCTGGTGTGTGCCAGACAGTGTAGGGGACCCTGGGAATCCCACAGAAGTCGGGGCAGAGGCCCTGCTCTCACTGGGGTTCTCAGGCCTTGCCTACGCTCACCTGGAAGGATTTAGAAATCCCCTTGCAGGCTGATGGGATCAGAACCTCCAGGTGAGATGCAGCTGTGgggctcctttttttcttttttgagatggggcccaggctagcatgcagtggCCTCAATCCCcaaggctcaagaaatcctcccacctcagcctccggggtagcCAGGActaaggtgcacaccaccacgcccggctaacttttcctttctgttgttcttgtagaaacagggtctccctttgttgtccaggctggtcccaaactcctggcctcaagtggtcctcccgcttcagtctcccaaagtgccaggattacgggcgtgagccaacCTGCCCTGCCTAGGTGGGGGCTTTCTGCAGCTCCCCAGGTGACTCCAGTGCAGGGTTGAGCCCTCCTGCCTAGTGGtgatggaggaagggaaaggggcaCAGTCCCGGGTGAGCAGAGACCCAGAGGTCCAGCACCACGACAGATGTCTACTCTTGGGGAGGCCATAGAATGATTCCGGAAGGAgtcaaagaatatattttatttatttatttgtttatttattttaagttaattttttttttttttttttagtgggacgggagaatcacaaggaatcaggtgttcggaggaatgtattgagtagaggtgaggaactaggatgttgaaaagtaaaaagagagaaggagaggaagaaagaggaagaaaaagagggagagagaacaggaatattgcttcattctaaacatgggtattaataatggtcgatcagtattttgtgtatttaaaatggagaactctataaatatttattgagtttacttgttccggatctgagttgaagtcctggatatccttattaattttctgtctcgttgagtctgaatctcgttatgggtcttatgtatctgggtattaagatctcttattgttgcattgatccttttaccactgtatctttgttgctttgaaatctattttatcagatgtgagaattgcaactcctgctttttgtttatttatttttggagaaaaatttacaaaCCAACTGGAGAGCAAAAGGatagattttaataataaattctgGCATAGCCACAGTAGCCGCCAAGACAGAGGGGGAAACACGCAGTCAGGCATCCAGGCACCCTACAAACCCCCCTGGTGTTTCTCCCCGTCAGCATCATCCGGCCACTCTTCTGCAGTTCCTCTGAGGGCCCCCCCCGTTTTGCTCTTTGGCAGAGCAAGCACTCAGGACCCTAGGACCGTGGGGCCGGCCTTACGCAATGCTGGAGCGCCGTCTGGTGGCCACGGGCAACCCCAGCCTCCTGCCGCCCCCAAGGTGGGTCCCCACCCCAGCTCAGGGCCCGCTGACACAGGGGCACGAGGACACAGCCTAGCACACTGGGGACTCACACTTCATGTTCTTCATCGGCGAGGGAATCCTTGCATGGAAAATGGTCCAACTTTATTAGCACCTGTAAATTGCAATGTGCATAGCAATAACAGAGTCGGATTTCACCTGTGAAATCGTGAGGACAGTGCTCGTGAAAACCAAGGGAACAAGTGCTCTCAGAAGCTACTGTTTTCATCCTTTAGCTTTTCTTGGAGCTCATGAGAGAGGTATGTGAAATCTGGTCTGCATTTGTCTAGTAAAGTTCACGTGAGAAGGTCATTTCAGTCACACTAGCCCCAGAAAACCACACTCCAAGGGAGACCCAAGAGGCTCCTTGTCCCCAAGATTGAAAGATGGATCTTCCAGGGGCCCAGTGGATCCAGGTGGCTCCTCCTGTTAGGATAACGAGGCCAGGGATCATGAGGGAGGAACTGTTATGAAACTGTGGTTTGCACGCTGAGAAACGCAGGCTGGCCAGGAGGGGCTGTGCCCCGCACCCTCTCTGAGGTCTCTGTGTCCTCTCCCTGGCCCCCTGG from Callithrix jacchus isolate 240 chromosome 6, calJac240_pri, whole genome shotgun sequence encodes:
- the PRLH gene encoding prolactin-releasing peptide, with the translated sequence MKVLRAWLLCLLMLGVALRGAADQTHRHSMETRNPDINPAWYVSRRIRPVGRFGRRRAAPGDVSKPGLRPQLTCFPLEGCVKSSQDG